A region of Streptomyces paludis DNA encodes the following proteins:
- the cysC gene encoding adenylyl-sulfate kinase, with product MTDDQEKRLSATSLSDRTDATGRGATVWLTGLPSAGKTTIAHALADRLRTEGHRVEILDGDEIREFLSAGLGFSRADRHTNVQRIGFVAGLLAAQGVKALVPVIAPYADSREAVRKRHGSAGTTYLEIHVATPVEVCSVRDVKGLYAKQAAGELSGLTGVDDPYEAPDAPDLRIESHTQSVAESADALHALLTERGLA from the coding sequence ATGACCGACGACCAGGAGAAACGATTGAGTGCGACGAGCCTGTCGGACCGTACGGACGCGACCGGGCGGGGCGCCACCGTCTGGCTCACCGGTCTGCCCAGCGCCGGCAAGACCACGATCGCCCACGCGCTGGCCGACCGGCTGCGTACCGAAGGACACCGCGTCGAGATCCTCGACGGCGACGAGATCCGGGAGTTCCTCTCCGCGGGCCTCGGCTTCAGCCGCGCGGACCGGCACACCAACGTCCAGCGCATCGGCTTTGTCGCCGGACTGCTCGCCGCCCAGGGCGTCAAGGCGCTGGTGCCGGTGATCGCGCCGTACGCCGACAGCCGCGAGGCCGTGCGCAAGCGGCACGGCTCGGCGGGCACCACGTATCTGGAGATCCATGTGGCCACCCCGGTCGAGGTGTGCTCCGTACGGGATGTGAAGGGGCTGTACGCCAAGCAGGCGGCCGGCGAGCTGTCCGGGCTGACCGGGGTGGACGACCCCTACGAGGCCCCGGACGCGCCCGACCTGCGGATCGAGTCGCACACCCAGTCCGTGGCGGAGTCGGCCGACGCGCTCCACGCACTGCTCACCGAGAGGGGTCTCGCGTGA
- a CDS encoding YihY/virulence factor BrkB family protein has product MQAAKETPERPEGRLHRARVLYRNVSKRKLVWLLLKDTVNSCIEYRILGLAAEAAFFTLLSLPPLLLGLIGLLGYVDDWTNTATVASFEKNILTAVGTVLSDRGVNQIAKPLLEDITHGGRPDVISLGFAIALWSGSRAVNVFVDTITVMYGLDGRRGIVATRLLAFLLYIVALLIGAVVLPLAVVGPDRVAELIPWGTEVVSVLYWPVVTLLSVVFLTTLYHVSVPARSPWVEDVPGALIALGMWVLGSFLLRIYLTSTVEGPTIYGSLAAPIAVLLWIGVSAFAVLVGAAVNAAIDRVWPSVATAAARAANDRLRAAQAAEVVARSTVTEAAPDGPQDDDVTDPDMPSEFPERWSRFLPPDDVKSRVKYRAGGRDKG; this is encoded by the coding sequence GTGCAGGCAGCAAAAGAAACACCCGAGCGGCCGGAGGGTCGACTCCACCGGGCCCGAGTCCTCTACCGCAACGTCTCCAAGCGGAAGTTGGTATGGCTGCTGCTCAAGGACACGGTCAACTCGTGCATCGAGTACCGGATCCTCGGGCTCGCGGCCGAGGCCGCGTTCTTCACGCTGCTCTCGCTGCCGCCGCTGCTGCTCGGGCTGATCGGGCTGCTCGGTTACGTGGACGACTGGACGAACACGGCCACGGTCGCCTCGTTCGAGAAGAACATCCTCACGGCCGTCGGCACGGTCCTCTCCGACCGGGGCGTCAACCAGATCGCCAAACCGCTGCTGGAGGACATCACCCACGGCGGCCGGCCCGATGTGATCTCGCTCGGCTTCGCCATCGCCCTCTGGTCGGGCTCCCGCGCGGTCAATGTCTTCGTCGACACGATCACGGTGATGTACGGGCTCGACGGCCGACGCGGCATCGTCGCGACCCGGCTGCTCGCCTTTCTGCTCTACATCGTGGCGCTGCTGATCGGCGCGGTGGTCCTGCCGCTCGCGGTGGTCGGTCCCGACCGGGTGGCCGAGCTGATCCCGTGGGGCACGGAGGTGGTCAGTGTCCTGTACTGGCCGGTGGTGACCCTGCTCTCCGTCGTCTTCCTCACCACGCTCTACCACGTGTCCGTACCGGCGAGGTCGCCGTGGGTGGAGGACGTGCCCGGCGCGCTCATCGCGCTGGGCATGTGGGTGCTGGGCAGCTTCCTGCTCCGTATCTACCTGACCAGCACCGTCGAGGGCCCCACCATCTACGGCTCGCTCGCCGCGCCGATCGCGGTGCTGCTGTGGATAGGGGTCTCCGCGTTCGCGGTGCTGGTGGGCGCCGCCGTCAACGCCGCGATCGACCGGGTGTGGCCGTCGGTCGCCACGGCGGCGGCCCGCGCGGCCAACGACCGGCTGCGCGCCGCCCAGGCGGCGGAGGTGGTGGCCCGCTCGACGGTCACGGAGGCGGCTCCGGACGGTCCGCAGGACGACGATGTGACCGACCCCGACATGCCTTCGGAGTTCCCCGAGCGCTGGTCCCGGTTCCTGCCGCCCGACGATGTGAAGTCGCGGGTGAAGTACCGCGCGGGCGGCCGGGACAAGGGTTAG
- the cysD gene encoding sulfate adenylyltransferase subunit CysD: protein MTTTVAAVTEGTDAPYALSHLDSLESEAVHIFREVAGEFERPVILFSGGKDSIVMLHLALKAFAPAPVPFTLLHVDTGHNFPEVLEYRDRTVARHGLRLHIASVQEYIDAGKLRERPDGTRNPLQTVPLTEKIQAERFDAVFGGGRRDEEKARAKERVFSLRDEFSQWDPRRQRPELWQLYNGRHAPGEHVRVFPLSNWTELDVWQYIAREGIELPEIYFAHEREVFRRAGMWLTAGEWGGPKESEPVEKRLVRYRTVGDMSCTGAVDSDATTLDAVITEIAASRLTERGATRADDKMSEAAMEDRKREGYF from the coding sequence GTGACCACCACCGTAGCGGCCGTCACCGAGGGCACGGACGCCCCGTACGCGCTGAGCCACCTCGACTCGCTGGAGTCGGAGGCGGTGCACATCTTCCGTGAGGTGGCGGGTGAGTTCGAGCGGCCGGTGATCCTCTTCTCCGGCGGCAAGGACTCCATCGTCATGCTGCATCTGGCGCTCAAGGCGTTCGCGCCCGCGCCGGTGCCGTTCACCCTGCTCCATGTGGACACCGGCCACAACTTCCCCGAGGTGCTGGAGTACCGCGACCGTACGGTGGCCCGGCACGGACTGCGGCTGCACATCGCCTCCGTACAGGAGTACATCGACGCCGGGAAGCTGCGCGAGCGGCCCGACGGGACACGCAATCCGCTCCAGACCGTGCCGCTGACGGAGAAGATCCAGGCCGAGCGGTTCGACGCGGTCTTCGGCGGCGGGCGGCGCGACGAGGAGAAGGCGCGCGCCAAGGAGCGGGTCTTCTCGCTGCGCGACGAGTTCTCCCAGTGGGACCCGCGCCGTCAGCGGCCCGAGCTGTGGCAGCTGTACAACGGCCGGCACGCGCCCGGTGAGCATGTCCGGGTCTTCCCGCTCTCCAACTGGACCGAGCTGGACGTCTGGCAGTACATCGCGCGGGAGGGCATCGAGCTGCCGGAGATCTACTTCGCCCACGAGCGCGAGGTGTTCCGGCGCGCCGGTATGTGGCTGACCGCCGGCGAGTGGGGCGGCCCCAAGGAGTCCGAGCCCGTCGAGAAGCGGCTGGTGCGCTACCGCACGGTCGGCGACATGTCCTGCACGGGCGCCGTCGACTCCGACGCCACCACCCTCGACGCGGTGATCACCGAGATCGCCGCCTCCCGGCTCACCGAACGCGGTGCCACCCGCGCCGACGACAAGATGTCCGAGGCCGCGATGGAAGACCGCAAACGCGAAGGGTACTTCTAA
- a CDS encoding ABC transporter permease — protein sequence MAGLEAGLDALETVQTARTPLRTTLVQKVLPPVLAVGLVLIVWQVLVWAEVAPRYKLPSPDAVWAELTDAWNKGTLLGFIWTSVSRGLLGFALALAIGTPLGLLVARVKFVRAAIGPILSGLQSLPSVAWVPPAVIWLGLNDSMMYAVILLGAVPSIANGLVSGIDQVPPLFLRAGRTLGATGLRGTWHVVLPAALPGYLAGLKQGWAFSWRSLMAAEIIATSPDLGMGLGQLLENGRTNGSMSMVFLAIFLILIVGIAIDLLIFSPLERRVLRGRGLLVKS from the coding sequence ATGGCCGGTCTGGAGGCCGGGCTCGACGCGCTGGAGACCGTACAGACGGCCCGCACACCGCTGCGGACGACCCTCGTGCAGAAGGTCCTGCCGCCGGTCCTCGCCGTAGGACTGGTGCTGATCGTGTGGCAGGTCCTCGTCTGGGCCGAGGTGGCCCCCCGCTACAAGCTGCCGTCGCCGGACGCGGTGTGGGCGGAGCTGACGGACGCCTGGAACAAGGGCACCCTGCTGGGCTTCATCTGGACCAGTGTGTCGCGCGGTCTGCTGGGCTTCGCGCTGGCGCTGGCGATCGGCACCCCGCTGGGGCTGCTGGTCGCCCGGGTGAAGTTCGTCCGCGCGGCCATCGGCCCGATCCTCTCCGGGCTCCAGTCGCTGCCGTCGGTGGCGTGGGTGCCGCCGGCCGTGATCTGGCTCGGTCTGAACGACTCGATGATGTACGCGGTGATCCTGCTCGGCGCCGTGCCGTCCATCGCCAACGGTCTGGTGTCCGGCATCGATCAGGTGCCGCCGCTCTTCCTGCGGGCCGGGCGGACGCTCGGCGCGACCGGGCTGCGGGGCACCTGGCATGTCGTGCTGCCGGCCGCGCTGCCGGGCTATCTGGCCGGGCTGAAGCAGGGCTGGGCGTTCTCGTGGCGCTCGCTCATGGCGGCGGAGATCATCGCGACCTCGCCCGATCTGGGCATGGGGCTCGGCCAGCTGCTGGAGAACGGCCGGACGAACGGCAGCATGTCGATGGTCTTCCTCGCGATCTTCCTGATCCTGATCGTCGGGATCGCCATCGATCTGCTGATCTTCAGCCCGCTGGAGCGCCGGGTGCTGCGCGGTCGCGGGCTTCTGGTGAAAAGCTGA
- a CDS encoding ABC transporter ATP-binding protein has product MTTVASTLAKAAESTPAVDHAARIAHVSKSFVTPAGQQLVLDDITLDVAPGEFVTLLGASGCGKSTLLNLVAGLDRPSAGSIATPGGRPALMFQEHALFPWLTAGKNIELALRLRDVPKQERRDEAERLLGLVRLEGAYGKRVHELSGGMRQRVALARALAQDSSLLLMDEPFAALDAITRDVLHDELTRIWRETRLSVLFVTHNVREAVRLAERVVLLSSRPGRVAREWRVDIPQPRRIEDPAVAELSVEITEELRGEIRRHGQH; this is encoded by the coding sequence GTGACGACCGTGGCATCCACCCTCGCCAAGGCCGCCGAGAGCACACCGGCGGTGGACCACGCCGCCCGTATCGCGCATGTCTCGAAGTCGTTCGTGACACCGGCCGGGCAGCAGCTCGTGCTGGACGACATCACGCTCGATGTCGCGCCGGGCGAGTTCGTCACCCTCCTGGGAGCGTCGGGCTGCGGCAAGTCGACGCTGCTCAATCTGGTCGCCGGGCTCGACCGGCCGTCCGCCGGGTCCATCGCGACCCCGGGCGGCCGGCCGGCCCTGATGTTCCAGGAGCACGCGCTGTTCCCGTGGCTGACGGCGGGCAAGAACATCGAACTGGCGCTGCGGCTGCGCGACGTGCCCAAGCAGGAGCGGCGCGACGAGGCGGAGCGGCTGCTCGGTCTCGTCCGGCTGGAGGGCGCGTACGGCAAGCGGGTGCACGAGCTGTCCGGCGGGATGCGGCAGCGGGTGGCGCTGGCCCGCGCGCTCGCCCAGGACAGCAGTCTGCTGCTGATGGACGAGCCGTTCGCGGCGCTCGACGCGATCACCCGGGATGTGCTGCACGACGAGCTGACCCGGATCTGGCGCGAGACCCGGCTGTCGGTCCTGTTCGTCACGCACAACGTGCGGGAGGCGGTACGGCTCGCCGAGCGCGTCGTGCTGCTGTCGTCGCGGCCCGGCCGGGTCGCCCGTGAGTGGCGGGTCGACATCCCGCAGCCGCGCCGTATCGAGGACCCCGCGGTCGCGGAGCTGTCCGTCGAGATCACCGAAGAACTGCGTGGGGAGATCCGCCGCCATGGCCAGCACTGA
- a CDS encoding VOC family protein, which yields MTTAPHTPAPAPRLDAIGLVAADMAASLAFYRLLGLDIPADADTAPHVEATLPGGLRILWDTEDTVRSYDPGWTRPEGGSGRVGLAFRCAGPEGVDATHGALVAAGYRSHLAPWDAVWGQRYAVVLDPDGGEVSLFADAG from the coding sequence ATGACCACCGCACCACACACCCCCGCCCCTGCCCCGCGGCTCGACGCGATCGGCCTCGTCGCCGCCGACATGGCCGCCTCCCTCGCCTTCTACCGGCTCCTCGGCCTGGACATCCCGGCGGACGCGGACACCGCGCCGCACGTCGAGGCCACCCTGCCCGGCGGCCTCCGGATCCTCTGGGACACCGAGGACACCGTACGGTCCTACGACCCCGGCTGGACCCGCCCCGAGGGCGGCAGCGGGCGCGTCGGGCTCGCCTTCCGCTGCGCCGGGCCCGAAGGGGTCGACGCCACACACGGCGCGCTGGTCGCGGCCGGGTACCGGAGCCACCTCGCGCCGTGGGACGCCGTCTGGGGACAGCGTTACGCGGTCGTGCTCGACCCGGACGGCGGCGAGGTCTCGCTCTTCGCCGACGCCGGGTAG
- a CDS encoding nitrite/sulfite reductase, with translation MAATPDSPSAPSPRRKVSRHRGEGQWAVGHFTPLNGNEQFKKDDDGLNVRARIETIYSKAGFDSIDPNDLRGRMRWWGLYTQRKPGIDGGKTAVLEPEELDDEYFMLRVRIDGGRLTSGQLRVIGEISQEFARGTADLTDRQNIQYHWIRIEDVPEIWRRLEEVGLSTTEACGDTPRVILGSPVAGIAEDEIIDGSPAIDEIQRRIIGNPDFSNLPRKFKSAISGSPSLDVAHEINDIAFVGVNHPEHGPGFDVWVGGGLSTNPKIGQRLGAWVPLEEVPDIYTGVISIFRDYGYRRLRTRARLKFLLADWGAEKFRRILEDEYLERKLIDGPAPEQPVHRWRDHVGVHRQKDGRFYVGFAPRVGRVDGATLTKIAELAAAHGSDRLRTTAEQKMIVLDVTEDRIASLTAGLEALDLRVEPSPFRRGTMACTGIEFCKLAIVETKLRGATLIDELERRIPEFDEPITININGCPNACARIQTADIGLKGQLMLDRDGNQVEGFQVHLGGALGLEAGFGRKVRGLKVTSEELPDYVERVLGRFQKEREDGERFATWAARASEEALS, from the coding sequence ATGGCCGCCACCCCGGATAGCCCGTCAGCCCCCAGCCCGCGCCGCAAGGTGAGCCGTCACCGCGGTGAGGGCCAGTGGGCCGTGGGGCACTTCACTCCGCTCAACGGCAACGAGCAGTTCAAGAAGGACGACGACGGGCTCAACGTACGGGCACGGATCGAGACGATCTACTCGAAGGCGGGCTTCGACTCGATCGACCCCAACGACCTCCGCGGCCGGATGCGCTGGTGGGGGCTGTACACCCAGCGCAAGCCCGGGATCGACGGCGGGAAGACCGCCGTGCTGGAGCCGGAGGAGCTGGACGACGAGTACTTCATGCTGCGGGTACGGATCGACGGCGGCCGGCTGACCAGCGGGCAGCTGCGCGTGATCGGGGAGATCTCCCAGGAGTTCGCGCGCGGCACCGCGGACCTCACCGACCGGCAGAACATCCAGTACCACTGGATCCGTATCGAGGACGTCCCGGAGATCTGGCGGCGCCTCGAAGAGGTCGGGCTCTCCACCACCGAGGCGTGCGGTGACACACCCCGGGTGATCCTCGGCTCGCCGGTCGCCGGCATCGCCGAGGACGAGATCATCGACGGCTCCCCGGCCATCGACGAGATCCAGCGCCGGATCATCGGCAACCCCGACTTCTCCAACCTGCCGCGCAAGTTCAAGTCGGCCATCTCCGGATCGCCCTCGCTGGACGTGGCGCACGAGATCAACGACATCGCGTTCGTCGGGGTGAACCACCCCGAGCACGGCCCCGGCTTCGACGTCTGGGTGGGCGGCGGGCTCTCCACCAACCCCAAGATCGGCCAGCGCCTCGGCGCATGGGTGCCGCTGGAGGAGGTCCCGGACATCTACACCGGGGTCATCTCGATCTTCCGCGACTACGGATACCGCCGGCTGCGCACCCGCGCCCGGCTGAAGTTCCTGCTCGCCGACTGGGGCGCGGAGAAGTTCCGGCGGATCCTGGAGGACGAGTATCTGGAGCGCAAGCTCATCGACGGCCCGGCGCCCGAGCAGCCCGTCCACCGCTGGCGCGACCACGTCGGGGTGCACCGGCAGAAGGACGGCCGCTTCTACGTCGGCTTCGCGCCGCGCGTCGGCCGGGTCGACGGCGCCACCCTGACGAAGATCGCCGAGCTGGCCGCCGCGCACGGCTCGGACCGGCTGCGTACCACCGCCGAGCAGAAGATGATCGTGCTCGATGTGACCGAGGACCGGATCGCGTCGCTGACCGCCGGACTGGAGGCGCTGGACCTGCGGGTCGAGCCGTCCCCGTTCCGCCGCGGCACCATGGCCTGCACCGGCATCGAGTTCTGCAAGCTGGCGATCGTCGAGACCAAGCTGCGCGGCGCCACGCTGATCGACGAACTGGAGCGCCGGATCCCGGAGTTCGACGAGCCGATCACCATCAACATCAACGGCTGCCCCAACGCCTGCGCCCGGATCCAGACCGCGGACATCGGTCTCAAGGGCCAGCTGATGCTGGACAGGGACGGCAACCAGGTCGAGGGCTTCCAGGTGCATCTGGGCGGCGCGCTCGGTCTGGAGGCCGGCTTCGGCCGCAAGGTCCGCGGGCTGAAGGTGACGTCCGAGGAGCTGCCCGACTATGTCGAGCGGGTGCTCGGCCGCTTCCAGAAGGAGCGCGAGGACGGCGAGCGCTTCGCCACCTGGGCCGCCCGCGCCTCCGAGGAGGCGCTGTCATGA
- a CDS encoding putative leader peptide, with product MPTAGIALVSRRHVDLCRMSSAICPAG from the coding sequence ATGCCTACAGCTGGAATCGCCTTGGTGAGTCGACGGCACGTCGATCTCTGCCGCATGTCCAGCGCCATCTGTCCGGCGGGCTGA
- a CDS encoding helix-turn-helix domain-containing protein, producing MYAERPSRLDGAVVWTRPPVAGGGSDPYPVLPDGCMDLLWIGGRLLVAGPDTRAYVPEGTAGVYCAGVRFPPGTAPALLGVPAHELRDRRVEPVDLWPAARVRRLTARLAAARDPAGALEAVALELAAGAGPPDPLLRAVVGGLAAGRTVAETAGAVGLGARQLHRRSLDAFGYGPKTLARILRLQRALALVRSGVPYADAALRAGCADQAHLARETRALTGLTLRALTAPVRPGYPASAKSETSPPSGSSTTA from the coding sequence ATGTATGCGGAACGGCCGTCGCGGCTCGACGGCGCGGTCGTCTGGACCCGTCCGCCGGTTGCCGGGGGCGGATCCGATCCGTACCCCGTGCTGCCGGACGGCTGTATGGATCTGCTCTGGATCGGCGGCCGGCTGCTCGTCGCCGGGCCCGACACCCGCGCGTACGTCCCCGAGGGGACCGCCGGGGTGTACTGCGCCGGGGTGCGCTTCCCGCCCGGGACCGCGCCCGCGCTGCTCGGCGTACCGGCCCATGAGCTGCGGGACCGGCGAGTGGAGCCCGTCGATCTGTGGCCCGCAGCCCGGGTGCGCCGGCTCACCGCGCGGCTGGCGGCGGCCCGGGACCCGGCGGGCGCGCTGGAGGCCGTCGCGCTGGAGCTGGCCGCCGGGGCCGGGCCTCCCGATCCGCTGCTGCGGGCCGTCGTCGGCGGGCTCGCGGCGGGCCGTACGGTCGCGGAGACCGCCGGCGCGGTCGGGCTCGGCGCCCGGCAGCTGCACCGCCGCTCGCTGGACGCCTTCGGGTACGGGCCGAAGACGCTGGCGCGGATCCTGCGGCTCCAGCGCGCTCTGGCGCTGGTACGGAGCGGAGTGCCGTACGCGGACGCGGCACTGCGCGCGGGCTGCGCCGACCAAGCGCATCTCGCCCGGGAGACCCGCGCGCTGACCGGTCTGACGCTGCGGGCACTGACCGCTCCGGTACGTCCCGGCTACCCGGCGTCGGCGAAGAGCGAGACCTCGCCGCCGTCCGGGTCGAGCACGACCGCGTAA
- a CDS encoding phosphoadenylyl-sulfate reductase, translating to MTALTETGDLQDLAERAGRELEEATAPEILAWATETFGAKFCVTSSMEDAVVAHLASRVRPGVDVVFLDTGYHFPETIGTRDAVEAVMDVRLITLTPRQSVAEQDAEYGPKLHDRDPDLCCALRKVKPLEEGLTGYDAWATGLRRDESPTRANTPVVGWDARRRKVKVAPIARWTQDDVEAYVAEHGVLTNPLLTDGYASVGCAPCTRRVLAGEDARAGRWAGRSKTECGLH from the coding sequence ATGACGGCACTGACCGAGACCGGTGATCTCCAGGATCTCGCCGAGCGCGCGGGCCGCGAGCTGGAGGAGGCCACCGCCCCGGAGATCCTCGCCTGGGCGACGGAGACGTTCGGCGCGAAGTTCTGTGTGACCTCCTCGATGGAGGACGCGGTGGTCGCCCATCTCGCCTCCCGGGTCCGGCCCGGGGTCGATGTGGTCTTCCTCGACACCGGCTACCACTTCCCCGAGACCATCGGCACCCGGGACGCCGTGGAGGCCGTGATGGACGTGCGGCTCATCACGCTCACCCCGCGGCAGAGCGTCGCCGAGCAGGACGCCGAGTACGGCCCGAAGCTGCATGACCGCGACCCCGACCTGTGCTGCGCCCTGCGCAAGGTCAAGCCCCTCGAAGAGGGCCTGACCGGCTATGACGCCTGGGCCACCGGGCTGCGCCGGGACGAGTCCCCCACCCGGGCGAACACCCCGGTCGTCGGCTGGGACGCGCGGCGCCGCAAGGTCAAGGTCGCGCCGATCGCCCGCTGGACCCAGGACGACGTCGAGGCGTACGTCGCCGAGCACGGCGTCCTCACCAACCCGCTGCTGACGGACGGTTACGCCTCCGTGGGCTGCGCGCCGTGCACCCGGCGGGTGCTGGCCGGCGAGGACGCGCGCGCCGGCCGCTGGGCGGGCCGGTCCAAGACCGAATGCGGGCTGCACTGA
- a CDS encoding aliphatic sulfonate ABC transporter substrate-binding protein: protein MPASRTSGLSRAARRRTLTAVAALPLLTLALTSCGYGSEKAESSDATEVAAGAEKIDGLDTVKIGYFPNLTHATALVGIQNGLFQKELGGTKVAGSTFNAGPSEIEALNADSIDIGFIGPSPSINGYTQTDGKSLRIIGGSASGGVKLVVNPKKIKTLDDVKGKRIATPQLGNTQDVAFLNWVAEKGWKVDAQSGKGDVSVVRTDNKITPDAYKAGSIDGAWVPEPTASKLVAEGAKVLLDESTLWPDEKFVITNIIVSQKFLKAHPAVVEAVLRGSVKTNAWINANEDEAKAAANKALEKLSGKALPAEVLDPAWKSLRFTDDPLAATLQSEADHAVAAGLLKKPDLNGIYDLGPLNKVLKEAGQPEVSDAGLGVK from the coding sequence GTGCCTGCCTCCCGCACCTCCGGTCTCTCCCGCGCCGCCAGGCGCCGTACGCTCACCGCCGTCGCCGCACTCCCCCTGCTCACCCTCGCGCTCACCTCCTGCGGCTACGGCTCGGAGAAGGCGGAGTCGAGTGACGCCACCGAGGTCGCGGCCGGGGCGGAGAAGATCGACGGTCTCGACACCGTCAAGATCGGCTACTTCCCGAACCTGACCCACGCCACCGCCCTGGTCGGTATCCAGAACGGCCTGTTCCAGAAGGAGCTGGGCGGTACGAAGGTGGCCGGCTCGACCTTCAACGCGGGCCCCTCGGAGATCGAGGCGCTCAACGCGGACAGCATCGACATCGGCTTCATCGGCCCCTCCCCCTCCATCAACGGCTACACGCAGACCGACGGCAAGAGCCTGCGGATCATCGGCGGTTCGGCGTCGGGCGGGGTGAAACTCGTCGTCAACCCGAAGAAGATCAAGACCCTGGACGACGTCAAGGGCAAGCGGATCGCCACCCCGCAGCTCGGCAACACGCAGGACGTGGCGTTCCTCAACTGGGTCGCGGAGAAGGGCTGGAAGGTCGACGCGCAGTCCGGCAAGGGCGATGTCTCCGTCGTCCGCACGGACAACAAGATCACCCCGGACGCCTACAAGGCCGGCTCCATCGACGGCGCGTGGGTGCCGGAGCCGACCGCGTCCAAGCTGGTCGCCGAGGGCGCGAAGGTGCTGCTGGACGAGTCCACCCTGTGGCCCGACGAGAAGTTCGTGATCACGAACATCATCGTGTCGCAGAAGTTCCTCAAGGCGCACCCGGCCGTCGTCGAGGCCGTGCTGCGCGGCTCGGTGAAGACGAACGCGTGGATCAACGCCAACGAGGACGAGGCGAAGGCCGCCGCCAACAAGGCGCTGGAGAAGCTGTCCGGGAAGGCGCTGCCCGCCGAGGTGCTGGACCCGGCGTGGAAGTCGCTGCGCTTCACCGACGACCCGCTGGCGGCGACGCTCCAGTCCGAGGCGGACCACGCGGTGGCGGCCGGGCTGCTGAAGAAGCCCGACCTGAACGGGATCTACGACCTGGGCCCGCTGAACAAGGTCCTCAAGGAGGCCGGGCAGCCGGAGGTCTCCGACGCCGGTCTCGGCGTCAAGTGA
- a CDS encoding sulfate adenylyltransferase subunit 1 → MTTTLTEQASATTLLRFATAGSVDDGKSTLVGRLLHDSKSVLTDQLEAVERASLSRGQEAPDLALLTDGLRAEREQGITIDVAYRYFATPKRRFILADTPGHVQYTRNMVTGASTAELAVVLVDARNGVVEQTRRHAAVAALLRVPHVVLAVNKMDLVDYAEPVFAAIAEEFTAYAASLGVPEITAIPISALAGDNVVEPSAHMDWYGGPTVLEHLETVPVSHDLTGCHARLPVQYVIRPQSAEHPDYRGYAGQIAAGTFRVGEEVTVLPSGRTSRIAGIDLLGTAVDLAWTPQSVTLLLDDDIDISRGDLIVPSGDAPATTQDIEATVCHVADRPLSVGQRVLLKHTTRTVKAIVKDIPSRLTLDDLSQHPAPGQLVANDIGRVVVRTAEPLALDAYADSRRTGSFLLIDPADGTTLTAGMAGAAFTDGTATPDKAPAAAADDEGWDF, encoded by the coding sequence GTGACGACCACCCTCACCGAGCAGGCGTCCGCGACCACGCTGCTGCGCTTCGCCACGGCCGGCTCCGTCGACGACGGCAAGTCCACCCTGGTGGGCCGGCTGCTGCACGACTCGAAGTCGGTCCTGACCGACCAGCTCGAAGCCGTCGAACGGGCCTCCCTCAGCCGGGGCCAGGAGGCGCCCGACCTGGCGCTGCTCACCGACGGGCTGCGGGCCGAGCGCGAGCAGGGCATCACCATCGATGTCGCCTACCGCTACTTCGCCACGCCGAAGCGGCGGTTCATCCTCGCCGACACCCCGGGCCATGTGCAGTACACCCGCAACATGGTGACCGGCGCCTCCACCGCCGAACTCGCCGTGGTGCTGGTGGACGCCCGCAACGGGGTGGTCGAGCAGACCCGTCGGCACGCCGCCGTCGCCGCGCTGCTGCGTGTCCCGCATGTGGTCCTCGCCGTCAACAAGATGGACCTGGTCGACTACGCGGAGCCCGTCTTCGCCGCCATCGCGGAGGAGTTCACCGCGTACGCCGCCTCCCTCGGTGTCCCGGAGATCACGGCCATCCCGATCTCGGCGCTCGCCGGGGACAATGTCGTGGAGCCGTCCGCGCACATGGACTGGTACGGCGGCCCCACCGTCCTCGAACACCTGGAGACGGTCCCGGTCAGCCACGATCTGACCGGCTGCCACGCCCGGCTTCCCGTGCAGTACGTGATCCGGCCGCAGAGCGCCGAGCACCCGGACTACCGGGGGTACGCGGGCCAGATCGCGGCCGGTACGTTCCGGGTCGGCGAGGAGGTGACCGTACTGCCGTCCGGCCGTACGTCGCGGATCGCCGGTATCGACCTGCTGGGCACGGCGGTGGACCTGGCCTGGACGCCGCAGTCCGTCACGCTGCTGCTCGACGACGACATCGACATCTCGCGCGGCGATCTGATCGTGCCGTCCGGTGACGCGCCCGCGACCACCCAGGACATCGAGGCGACCGTCTGCCATGTCGCGGACCGGCCGCTGAGCGTCGGCCAGCGGGTGCTGCTGAAGCACACCACCCGCACGGTCAAGGCGATCGTCAAGGACATCCCGTCCCGGCTCACCCTGGACGACCTGTCCCAGCATCCGGCGCCGGGGCAGCTCGTCGCCAATGACATCGGCCGGGTCGTGGTCCGTACGGCGGAGCCGCTGGCGCTCGACGCGTACGCGGACTCACGGCGTACCGGATCGTTTCTGCTGATCGACCCCGCCGACGGGACGACGCTGACCGCCGGTATGGCGGGCGCCGCCTTCACCGACGGCACGGCCACCCCTGACAAAGCGCCGGCCGCGGCGGCGGACGACGAGGGCTGGGACTTCTGA